One window of Cohnella hashimotonis genomic DNA carries:
- the secG gene encoding preprotein translocase subunit SecG has product MEIALKIVLVIFSLGLIGTVLLQRGKSAGLSGAISGGAEHLFGKQKARGLDLFLQRLTIVLAVGFFVLSLVVAYVVSA; this is encoded by the coding sequence GTGGAAATCGCTTTGAAAATCGTACTGGTCATTTTCTCGCTCGGACTGATCGGCACCGTATTGTTGCAGCGCGGCAAGAGCGCAGGCCTGTCGGGCGCCATCTCCGGCGGTGCGGAGCACTTGTTCGGCAAGCAAAAGGCACGGGGATTGGATCTGTTCCTTCAACGGCTCACGATCGTTCTGGCAGTCGGATTTTTCGTTCTGTCCTTGGTCGTTGCTTACGTTGTGAGTGCGTAA
- a CDS encoding BclA C-terminal domain-containing protein, translating into MNATVIGGADVPFSSNGPSFGGVVHNAGMTTFTVPNTGIYKINYDLSITAGIGSAMAIAVNGVVDPSTNVNSFIATGNLNGVAYLNLAAGDVITLRNNSAVPQVLSLAPGVGAQLVIEQVA; encoded by the coding sequence GTGAATGCTACCGTTATTGGCGGCGCCGATGTTCCTTTTTCAAGTAATGGCCCTTCATTTGGCGGTGTCGTTCATAATGCGGGCATGACCACTTTCACTGTTCCCAATACAGGCATATACAAAATAAACTACGATCTAAGCATCACAGCGGGAATTGGTTCGGCTATGGCTATAGCGGTTAACGGTGTCGTAGATCCGAGTACGAATGTCAACTCCTTCATTGCGACAGGAAATCTCAACGGCGTCGCATATCTAAACTTGGCCGCGGGAGACGTCATTACGTTACGCAACAATTCGGCTGTACCTCAGGTTCTATCACTCGCACCGGGCGTGGGCGCACAGTTGGTGATCGAGCAAGTCGCCTGA
- a CDS encoding copper amine oxidase N-terminal domain-containing protein, producing MKRNWRKSLASMALAASLLMLPVSQAAALSLSIDGNVQKLDVDPVMVNNTVLVPMKGTLDPLGAKLQWNGSTQTVTAVKGDTVVTLKIGESVATVKKGSDVTRITLDQPGALINNRVMVPVRFLVDQFGAAVTWDKANQTVVVTTADAPQTTQGAKGDKGDK from the coding sequence ATGAAAAGAAACTGGCGAAAATCGTTGGCGTCCATGGCGCTTGCGGCTTCGTTGCTCATGCTGCCGGTTAGTCAGGCCGCGGCGCTGTCTTTGTCGATCGACGGCAACGTTCAAAAACTGGATGTCGATCCGGTTATGGTCAACAATACCGTTCTCGTGCCGATGAAGGGGACGTTGGATCCGCTTGGCGCGAAGTTGCAGTGGAACGGATCGACCCAAACCGTAACCGCGGTTAAGGGCGACACGGTCGTAACGCTTAAAATCGGCGAGTCTGTGGCTACCGTGAAAAAAGGTTCGGATGTGACGCGAATTACGCTGGATCAACCGGGTGCGCTCATTAACAACAGAGTGATGGTGCCCGTACGCTTCCTGGTCGATCAATTCGGCGCCGCCGTAACGTGGGACAAGGCGAACCAGACAGTCGTCGTCACGACGGCTGACGCGCCTCAAACGACGCAGGGCGCAAAGGGCGACAAGGGCGATAAATGA
- a CDS encoding sugar phosphate isomerase/epimerase family protein: MSKPQVGIQLYSVRDRSEKDFLGTIREIAEIGYKNVELAGNYGVSAADLKQALADAGLNVNSVHVGLNVQEPDQFESDLNEKVAYYKELGIKRFVVPYYPLPENPSVEDVNKFADTLKRASAIVRAAGLEFGYHNHAFEFKPAQDGKLVIDHLAEQLSAEELVFEFDLGWVKVAGQDPAAYIEKYAGRLPLVHAKDFKDDGKDTEIGKGSVNWDSALAAAEKAGVEYVIIEQEQYDVGSLESAKLNYAWFKERGWI, translated from the coding sequence ATGAGCAAGCCGCAAGTGGGCATCCAGCTTTACTCCGTACGCGACCGCAGCGAGAAGGACTTCCTCGGCACGATCCGCGAGATCGCCGAGATCGGATACAAGAACGTTGAATTGGCGGGCAACTATGGCGTTTCCGCCGCCGACCTGAAGCAGGCGCTGGCCGATGCCGGCCTGAACGTCAACTCGGTGCACGTCGGTCTGAACGTGCAGGAGCCGGACCAGTTCGAATCCGACCTGAACGAGAAGGTCGCTTATTACAAGGAGCTCGGCATCAAGCGCTTCGTCGTGCCTTACTACCCGCTGCCCGAAAATCCGTCCGTCGAGGACGTGAACAAATTCGCAGACACGCTGAAGCGCGCTTCGGCGATCGTACGCGCGGCCGGCCTCGAGTTCGGCTATCACAACCACGCGTTCGAATTCAAGCCTGCCCAGGACGGCAAGCTGGTTATCGACCACCTTGCCGAACAGCTGTCCGCTGAAGAGCTGGTATTCGAGTTCGACCTCGGCTGGGTGAAGGTCGCGGGTCAGGACCCTGCCGCCTACATCGAGAAGTATGCCGGCCGTCTGCCGCTCGTGCATGCCAAGGACTTCAAGGATGACGGCAAGGACACCGAGATCGGCAAGGGCTCGGTCAATTGGGACTCCGCGCTGGCGGCTGCCGAGAAGGCCGGCGTCGAGTACGTCATCATCGAGCAGGAGCAGTACGACGTAGGCTCGCTCGAGAGCGCGAAGCTGAACTACGCCTGGTTCAAGGAGCGCGGCTGGATCTGA
- a CDS encoding alpha-mannosidase, which translates to MEQKRTAHIISHTHWDREWYLPYEKHHVRLIRLMDTLMDTLERKEEYRSFFLDGQTIILEDYLQVRPERRERLEKLIREGRIHIGPWYILQDAFLTSGEANLRNLLIGHRDAARYGTISKVGYFPDTFGNIGQAPQIMKQAGIDNAVFGRGVKPTGFNNTVADSEYESSFSELVWEGPDGSRVLGILFANWYSNGNEVPVDAAEAKAYWDRKLADAERYASTGQLLYMNGCDHQPIQTDLPEAIRVARELYPDTKFVHSSFEDYLASVRQSLGDNLSVVKGELRSQRTDGWSTLVNTASARVYLKQMNQLGQALLERVAEPLAAIAHGVGEAYPHHLLTYAWKTLMQNHPHDSICGCSVDEVHREMVTRFEKSRHVAEAIIDDSKRAAADAVDTSAFGRYGADALPLVAFNTTGWPRTGTVELELDVERIYYRDGVPPEEMKRRMKALDIGGRVLVDAEGLAVACRVEDLGLQFGYDLPDDKFRQPYWTRRVKLTFEAADVPALGWKAYAWVKSAAGESDGEAADDKAVAGKPTASSVAPLVSGERALENDRLRVEVADDGTLSVTDKQTGRTYRDLLVYEDTGDIGNEYMYRQPDGETALTTRGLAADIRVLEDEAHRGAIEIVHRWAVPASADTLFEEEKREAVYFPERKAQRVAETVPMEIRTVVSLERSGRGVGIRTTIDNRAKDHRVRALFPTDLQAATHLADAIFEIARRDTEPAAEWRNPSNAQHQQAFVDVADGEAFGLTVANLGLNEYEVLRDGRGTIAVTLLRSVAELGDWGVFPTPEAQCLGMHTTELLLVPHGGDGATDGAFAEAYQFQAPWTIAQTGVHEGSLAASGQLLSWEGEGIAFSSAAIGEESGDLMVRWFNMRPEAAELRVAATASSFYESDVLERRGTEVAPAASAEALVRQLGACEIFTLGIRGAVPARA; encoded by the coding sequence TTGGAGCAAAAAAGAACCGCCCATATCATCTCGCACACCCACTGGGATCGCGAATGGTATTTACCTTATGAAAAGCATCACGTCCGGCTGATCCGCCTGATGGATACGCTGATGGACACGCTGGAGCGGAAAGAAGAGTACCGCAGCTTTTTCCTCGATGGCCAGACGATCATTCTGGAGGATTACCTCCAGGTGCGTCCGGAACGACGGGAGCGGCTGGAAAAGCTGATCCGCGAAGGACGGATTCATATCGGTCCCTGGTACATTCTGCAGGACGCGTTCCTGACGAGCGGCGAGGCCAACCTGCGCAATCTGCTCATCGGGCATCGCGACGCCGCGCGGTACGGGACGATCTCGAAGGTCGGCTACTTCCCCGACACGTTCGGCAATATCGGCCAGGCGCCGCAGATCATGAAGCAGGCGGGCATCGACAACGCCGTGTTCGGACGCGGCGTGAAGCCGACCGGGTTCAACAACACGGTAGCCGATTCGGAGTATGAATCGTCGTTTTCCGAGCTGGTCTGGGAAGGACCGGACGGGTCGCGCGTGCTCGGCATCCTGTTCGCCAACTGGTACAGCAACGGCAACGAAGTGCCCGTCGACGCGGCCGAAGCGAAGGCATACTGGGATCGCAAGCTGGCGGATGCGGAGCGCTATGCGTCGACCGGCCAGCTGCTCTACATGAACGGCTGCGACCACCAGCCGATCCAGACCGACCTGCCGGAGGCGATCCGCGTCGCCCGTGAGCTGTATCCGGACACGAAGTTCGTGCATTCGAGCTTCGAAGACTATCTTGCGTCGGTCCGGCAGTCGCTCGGCGATAACCTGTCCGTCGTCAAGGGCGAGTTGCGGAGCCAGCGCACCGACGGCTGGTCTACGCTCGTGAATACCGCCTCCGCGCGGGTTTACCTCAAGCAGATGAACCAGTTGGGGCAAGCTTTGCTGGAGCGGGTGGCGGAGCCGCTCGCCGCGATCGCGCACGGCGTTGGCGAAGCCTATCCGCATCATCTGCTGACTTACGCGTGGAAGACGCTCATGCAAAACCATCCGCACGACAGCATCTGCGGCTGCAGCGTCGACGAGGTCCATCGCGAGATGGTGACCCGGTTCGAGAAAAGCCGGCACGTCGCCGAGGCGATCATAGACGACAGCAAGCGGGCCGCGGCGGATGCCGTGGATACGTCGGCATTCGGCCGTTACGGCGCGGACGCGCTGCCGCTCGTGGCGTTCAACACGACCGGCTGGCCGCGCACGGGCACGGTCGAGCTTGAGCTCGACGTCGAGCGAATCTACTACCGCGACGGCGTGCCGCCCGAGGAGATGAAGCGCCGTATGAAGGCGCTGGACATCGGCGGGCGCGTATTGGTGGATGCCGAGGGCTTGGCCGTAGCTTGCCGGGTGGAGGATCTCGGCCTGCAGTTTGGCTACGATCTGCCGGACGACAAGTTCCGCCAGCCGTACTGGACGCGGCGCGTGAAGCTGACGTTCGAGGCGGCGGACGTGCCGGCGCTGGGCTGGAAGGCTTATGCGTGGGTCAAGTCTGCTGCCGGGGAGAGTGACGGCGAGGCTGCTGATGATAAAGCTGTTGCGGGAAAGCCTACGGCGTCTTCGGTTGCTCCGCTCGTCAGCGGCGAACGCGCGCTGGAGAACGACCGCCTGCGCGTCGAAGTTGCGGACGACGGCACGCTGTCCGTGACGGACAAGCAGACCGGGCGCACATACCGCGATCTGCTCGTTTACGAGGACACCGGCGACATCGGCAACGAGTACATGTACCGGCAGCCGGATGGCGAGACGGCGCTGACGACCCGCGGCCTTGCGGCCGACATCCGGGTCCTGGAAGACGAAGCGCATCGCGGCGCAATCGAGATCGTGCATCGCTGGGCCGTGCCGGCTTCGGCGGACACGCTATTCGAGGAAGAGAAGCGGGAAGCCGTATACTTCCCTGAACGCAAGGCGCAGCGCGTGGCAGAGACGGTGCCGATGGAAATTCGCACCGTCGTCAGCCTGGAACGCTCGGGACGCGGCGTCGGCATCCGCACGACGATCGACAACCGTGCCAAGGACCATCGCGTCCGCGCGTTATTCCCGACGGATCTGCAGGCTGCCACGCATCTGGCGGACGCGATCTTCGAGATCGCGCGCCGGGATACCGAGCCTGCGGCCGAATGGCGCAATCCGAGCAACGCCCAGCATCAGCAGGCATTCGTGGACGTCGCGGACGGCGAGGCCTTCGGCCTGACGGTCGCGAACCTCGGTCTGAACGAGTACGAGGTGCTACGGGACGGACGCGGCACGATCGCGGTGACGCTGCTGCGGTCGGTCGCCGAGCTGGGCGACTGGGGCGTGTTCCCGACGCCGGAAGCGCAGTGCCTGGGCATGCATACGACGGAGCTGCTGCTCGTTCCGCATGGCGGCGACGGCGCGACGGACGGCGCCTTTGCCGAGGCGTATCAGTTCCAGGCGCCTTGGACGATCGCGCAGACCGGCGTGCACGAGGGCTCGCTGGCTGCTTCCGGGCAGCTGCTGAGCTGGGAAGGCGAGGGCATTGCCTTCTCCTCCGCCGCGATCGGCGAGGAGAGCGGGGACCTGATGGTCCGCTGGTTCAATATGCGGCCGGAGGCCGCGGAGCTGCGCGTGGCGGCGACGGCTTCGTCGTTCTACGAGAGCGACGTGCTTGAGCGGCGCGGGACGGAGGTTGCCCCGGCAGCTTCAGCTGAAGCGCTTGTCCGCCAGCTGGGCGCCTGCGAGATTTTCACGCTGGGCATCCGGGGCGCGGTGCCGGCGCGAGCGTGA
- a CDS encoding alpha-amylase family protein produces the protein MDDASKIIVFYDPAFPGAPALSEEEARLIGEVANAEELGERLRGAGAGSFVSLHAPYFPVAAWGDILAYLKRGGGLLSAGGAPFRKPVRRAGGAWHVEAEQTAYHRQLRIHEMLRVSADPVARHASHADIPLFAGQEALLDVADTWNLVPHVSRASDLPHQMGSAGPMDAHVYALLKGMSADGRERSAPVVLWENTKGDFAGSRWLFVNQPLGDAFAARGGWAALAGWARFCARGVTELWLKPSYAVYEAHERPLLTLQTQTLGRGGAAGGESVNAADRGMQKWTFDLRVERETNGQAGTEQPFRLTLSEKVGRELDVWRIPVPTDVQNGFYRVSCRAESEDGEVRYLRQGFWGADPALLAEGTTIRAGRDYFEQDGRPLPIVGMTYMTSDVARKFLFLPNVSVWDRDMAQMRRAGINWIRTGIWTAYRNIMQVDGHVSEDALRAIDAFLLTAKKHGLQVTFTFFSFTPEAWEGLNPYLDPRSVEAQKRFIRTIVSRHRETKHVDWDLINEPSMFDPVRIFSDGPRSSRDPFERAAFVEWLERRHGTIERLRERWSMTPGELPDFASAEIPEPEQINFDVQDMHSGKKGTRWLDYALFSMDMHNRWASQLVAAIKDVCPDHLVTVGQDEALGAQRPSPFFYGKAVDYTTVHSWWLNDQLLWDGVFAKTADKPNVVQETGIMYVETPEGLAKRSEQELKAMLERKYAYAFAAGGAGAIHWIWNTNFYMDNANESHIGALRADGTEKPEADVSYDFGAFIEASRDLFKGRALEDVAVVFPYSNDLSNRKLAFDATTKLTRVLSYELNVPFRGVSEYDLKPLLDEPAKLIVLPSAHNVDDAAFAQLLDIVGRTGATLLVTGPAGLDAYWRHTDRLAETLGARKPANVVREERLAVGGKRYAVSYGSRRIAQVAKEVPADAAGSGADVVVDVFYGIGRILWCPLPVELNDRVEPIAALYEHALETANYKPTLEWLEGGDLPGVYGRKLSFADGALYVFVSEYAYDTPVRVKDASTGATYSFLLERERSVLFSVDREGRLTAVYRPGEMTVETDFGA, from the coding sequence ATGGATGACGCGTCGAAAATCATCGTTTTCTACGACCCGGCATTTCCCGGCGCTCCGGCGTTGTCGGAGGAGGAAGCGCGACTGATCGGCGAAGTGGCGAACGCGGAGGAGCTCGGCGAGCGACTGCGCGGCGCGGGCGCCGGCAGCTTCGTGTCGCTGCATGCGCCGTATTTCCCCGTCGCCGCGTGGGGGGACATCCTTGCGTACCTGAAGCGCGGTGGCGGTCTGCTCAGCGCGGGCGGCGCGCCGTTCCGCAAGCCGGTTCGCCGCGCGGGCGGCGCCTGGCATGTCGAAGCCGAGCAGACGGCTTACCATCGTCAGCTTCGCATTCACGAGATGCTGCGGGTGTCCGCCGACCCCGTGGCGCGACATGCATCGCACGCGGATATTCCGCTGTTCGCGGGACAAGAGGCGCTGCTTGACGTTGCCGACACCTGGAACCTCGTGCCGCACGTGTCGAGAGCGAGCGACCTTCCGCATCAGATGGGCTCGGCAGGCCCGATGGACGCGCACGTGTACGCGCTGCTCAAGGGCATGTCGGCCGACGGACGCGAGCGGTCCGCTCCGGTCGTCCTGTGGGAGAACACCAAGGGCGACTTCGCCGGCAGCCGCTGGCTGTTCGTAAACCAGCCGCTCGGCGACGCGTTCGCGGCGCGCGGCGGCTGGGCGGCTCTCGCGGGCTGGGCGCGTTTCTGCGCGCGCGGCGTGACGGAGCTGTGGCTGAAGCCAAGCTATGCGGTCTATGAAGCGCACGAGCGACCGCTGCTGACGCTGCAGACGCAGACGCTCGGACGCGGCGGCGCTGCAGGCGGCGAGTCCGTCAATGCGGCCGATCGCGGCATGCAAAAGTGGACGTTCGACCTCCGGGTCGAGCGGGAGACGAACGGGCAAGCCGGCACGGAGCAACCGTTCCGCCTGACGCTTAGCGAAAAGGTGGGCCGGGAGCTGGACGTATGGCGGATTCCGGTACCGACGGACGTGCAAAACGGGTTCTACCGGGTGTCCTGCCGGGCCGAATCGGAGGACGGCGAAGTCCGTTATCTCCGGCAGGGCTTCTGGGGCGCAGATCCGGCCCTGCTGGCCGAAGGTACGACGATTCGGGCCGGGCGCGACTACTTCGAGCAGGACGGGCGTCCGCTGCCGATCGTCGGCATGACGTACATGACGAGCGACGTCGCGCGCAAGTTCCTGTTCCTCCCGAACGTATCGGTATGGGACCGCGATATGGCGCAGATGCGCCGGGCGGGCATCAACTGGATCCGCACGGGCATCTGGACGGCGTACCGCAACATCATGCAGGTCGACGGCCACGTCTCGGAGGACGCGCTGCGCGCGATCGACGCGTTTCTGCTGACCGCCAAGAAGCACGGGCTGCAGGTGACGTTCACCTTCTTCTCGTTCACGCCGGAGGCGTGGGAGGGCCTAAACCCATACCTGGACCCGCGCAGCGTGGAAGCGCAGAAACGATTCATCCGAACCATCGTCAGCCGCCACCGCGAGACGAAGCATGTCGACTGGGATCTGATCAACGAACCGTCGATGTTCGATCCGGTCCGCATCTTCTCCGACGGTCCGCGTTCGAGCCGCGATCCTTTCGAGCGGGCGGCATTCGTCGAGTGGCTGGAGCGGCGGCACGGCACGATCGAACGGCTGCGCGAGCGCTGGAGCATGACGCCGGGCGAGCTGCCGGACTTCGCGTCGGCCGAGATTCCGGAGCCCGAGCAGATCAACTTCGACGTTCAGGACATGCACAGCGGGAAAAAGGGAACGCGCTGGCTCGACTACGCGCTGTTCTCGATGGACATGCACAACCGGTGGGCGAGCCAGCTCGTCGCCGCGATTAAAGACGTTTGCCCGGACCATCTCGTGACCGTCGGCCAGGACGAGGCGCTCGGCGCGCAGCGGCCATCTCCGTTTTTCTATGGAAAGGCGGTCGACTATACGACGGTGCATTCCTGGTGGCTGAACGACCAGCTGCTGTGGGACGGCGTCTTCGCCAAGACGGCGGACAAGCCGAACGTCGTGCAGGAGACCGGCATCATGTACGTGGAAACGCCGGAAGGGCTCGCGAAGCGCTCGGAGCAAGAGCTAAAAGCGATGCTGGAGCGCAAATACGCCTACGCCTTCGCGGCAGGCGGCGCCGGCGCGATCCACTGGATCTGGAACACGAACTTCTATATGGACAACGCGAACGAATCCCATATCGGGGCGCTGCGCGCGGACGGCACGGAAAAGCCGGAGGCGGATGTCTCGTACGATTTCGGCGCGTTCATCGAAGCTTCGCGCGATCTGTTCAAAGGCCGCGCGCTCGAGGACGTGGCGGTCGTTTTCCCGTATTCGAACGATCTTTCCAACCGCAAGCTGGCCTTCGACGCCACGACGAAGCTGACCCGCGTGCTGTCCTACGAGCTGAACGTTCCGTTCCGCGGCGTGTCAGAGTACGACCTGAAGCCGCTGCTGGACGAGCCGGCCAAGCTCATCGTGCTGCCTTCCGCCCACAACGTGGACGACGCTGCGTTTGCGCAGCTGCTTGACATCGTCGGCCGGACGGGCGCGACGCTGCTCGTCACCGGTCCCGCGGGCCTCGACGCATATTGGCGGCACACGGACCGTCTCGCGGAGACGCTTGGCGCGCGCAAGCCCGCCAACGTCGTTCGCGAAGAGCGGCTCGCCGTCGGCGGCAAACGCTACGCGGTCAGCTACGGCAGCCGGCGCATCGCGCAGGTCGCCAAGGAAGTGCCGGCCGACGCCGCCGGCTCGGGAGCGGATGTCGTGGTCGACGTGTTCTACGGAATCGGCCGCATCCTGTGGTGCCCGCTGCCGGTCGAGCTGAACGACCGCGTCGAGCCGATCGCGGCGCTGTACGAGCACGCGCTGGAGACGGCAAACTATAAGCCTACGCTCGAGTGGCTGGAGGGCGGCGACCTGCCGGGCGTCTACGGGCGCAAGCTTTCGTTTGCGGATGGCGCGTTGTACGTATTCGTCTCGGAGTATGCCTACGATACGCCGGTCCGGGTGAAGGACGCTTCGACTGGAGCGACCTATTCGTTCCTGCTGGAGCGAGAGCGCTCGGTGCTGTTCTCGGTCGACAGGGAGGGCCGTCTGACCGCCGTCTATCGCCCTGGCGAGATGACAGTAGAAACAGATTTCGGCGCCTGA
- a CDS encoding glycoside hydrolase family 125 protein has protein sequence MEQFRLPQIAMPKLTLPAAVRDVLAEAEQRLAHRPKLLRLFKNCFPNTLETTTKLLDDGTTFVITGDIPASWLRDSVEQVVHYVPLAKDDADLQRVIAGLIRRHIAYIQIDPYANAFNESANDWHWNTTDVTEMSPWVWERKFEIDSLCFSMRLAYLYWKETGRADVFDAGFKQAMRLIVDLFKTEQRHFELSPYRFTRNNGIPTDSLRNNGLGMPVNYTGMVWSGFRSSDDACDFHYNIPGNMFAVVALRHMQEFAEWVFRDMALLAELKALEADIDHGIQLYGIYRHPEFGPIYAYETDGYGNYCLMDDAGTPGLMSIPYLGYVSADDPIYQNTRRFALSKENPFYYEGKVARGIGSPHTPPDYIWHMALSMQGITASTDEEKLEMIAMLEATDGDTGFMHEGFHADDPAVFTRKWFAWSNSLFSQLVYRAMKDGLLDG, from the coding sequence ATGGAACAATTCAGATTGCCACAGATCGCGATGCCGAAGCTGACGCTGCCGGCGGCCGTGCGGGACGTGCTCGCCGAAGCCGAGCAGCGGCTCGCGCACCGTCCGAAGCTGCTCCGGCTTTTCAAAAACTGCTTCCCGAACACCCTTGAGACGACGACCAAGCTGCTGGACGACGGCACGACGTTCGTCATCACCGGCGACATCCCGGCCTCCTGGCTGCGGGATTCCGTCGAGCAGGTCGTCCACTACGTGCCGCTGGCCAAGGACGACGCGGACCTGCAGCGCGTCATCGCAGGCCTCATCCGCCGCCACATTGCGTACATCCAGATCGACCCGTACGCGAACGCGTTTAACGAATCCGCCAACGACTGGCACTGGAACACGACCGACGTCACCGAGATGTCGCCGTGGGTGTGGGAGCGCAAGTTCGAGATCGACTCGCTGTGCTTCTCGATGCGTCTCGCGTACCTGTACTGGAAAGAGACCGGGCGCGCGGACGTATTCGACGCGGGCTTCAAGCAGGCGATGCGCCTGATCGTCGACCTGTTCAAGACCGAGCAGCGCCACTTCGAGCTGTCGCCATACCGCTTCACGCGCAACAACGGCATCCCGACGGATTCCCTGCGCAACAACGGGCTGGGCATGCCGGTCAACTACACGGGCATGGTCTGGTCCGGGTTCCGCTCGAGCGACGACGCCTGCGATTTCCACTACAACATTCCGGGCAACATGTTCGCTGTCGTCGCGCTGCGCCATATGCAGGAGTTCGCCGAGTGGGTGTTCCGCGACATGGCGCTGTTGGCCGAGTTAAAGGCGCTCGAAGCCGACATCGATCACGGCATTCAGCTGTACGGCATCTACCGCCACCCCGAGTTCGGACCTATCTATGCCTACGAGACCGACGGCTACGGCAACTACTGCCTGATGGACGACGCGGGCACGCCGGGTCTCATGTCCATCCCGTACCTCGGTTACGTATCGGCGGACGATCCGATTTATCAGAACACGCGCCGATTCGCGCTGAGCAAGGAAAATCCGTTCTACTACGAAGGCAAGGTCGCGCGGGGCATCGGCAGCCCGCATACCCCGCCGGATTACATCTGGCATATGGCGCTGTCCATGCAGGGCATCACGGCATCGACCGACGAGGAGAAGCTCGAGATGATCGCGATGCTCGAAGCGACGGACGGAGACACGGGGTTCATGCATGAGGGCTTTCACGCCGACGATCCGGCCGTGTTCACGCGCAAGTGGTTTGCCTGGTCGAACAGCTTGTTCTCGCAGCTTGTCTACCGCGCGATGAAGGATGGATTGCTGGATGGATGA